The following coding sequences lie in one Methylosinus sp. PW1 genomic window:
- a CDS encoding glycoside hydrolase family 3 N-terminal domain-containing protein, with product MSSYLPIGELFLLGFRTPHAPPWLRDFARDYGLGGVILFDYDCTDRKYERNIFDPAQVKALCAEIHALPTRPLIFIDQEGGKVRRLKEERGFAPLPSARQFGRLTAQERLDALRPAYAELRDLGIDADLAPVVDLDINPDSPDIGSAQRSFSADPRVVEDCVATLIEVARATGLKLCLKHFPGTGGAKVNPHDHVMDLSDCITDTQVKIFETLAPSVPMVLFSHGVVNQWEKDTPCCLSSVAIRKLRQWAPGAVILTDDLQMQGVQKLMTTGEAALCALRAGADFILIGNNMKDEQAESARYAQNLLDACAKDASLGDNARAAIERIRRLKA from the coding sequence ATGTCTTCCTATCTGCCCATAGGCGAGCTGTTCCTGCTCGGCTTCCGCACGCCGCATGCGCCGCCCTGGCTGCGCGATTTCGCGCGCGATTATGGGCTCGGCGGCGTCATCCTCTTCGATTACGACTGCACGGATCGCAAATATGAGCGCAATATTTTCGATCCCGCGCAGGTGAAGGCGCTCTGCGCGGAGATTCACGCGCTGCCGACGCGGCCGCTGATCTTCATCGATCAAGAGGGCGGCAAGGTGCGGCGGCTGAAGGAGGAGCGCGGCTTCGCGCCGCTGCCGAGCGCACGCCAATTCGGCCGGCTGACGGCGCAAGAGCGGCTCGACGCGCTGCGTCCCGCCTATGCGGAATTACGCGATCTCGGCATTGACGCCGATCTCGCGCCCGTCGTCGATCTCGACATAAATCCCGATAGTCCCGACATTGGCTCGGCGCAGCGCAGCTTCTCCGCCGATCCGCGCGTCGTCGAGGATTGCGTCGCCACGCTGATCGAGGTCGCGCGCGCGACCGGGCTGAAACTGTGCCTGAAACATTTTCCCGGCACGGGCGGCGCCAAGGTCAATCCACACGATCATGTGATGGATCTCTCCGATTGCATCACCGACACACAGGTGAAGATCTTCGAGACTCTGGCGCCGAGCGTTCCCATGGTTCTGTTCAGCCATGGCGTCGTGAATCAGTGGGAGAAGGACACGCCCTGCTGTCTTTCTTCCGTCGCCATTCGCAAATTGCGGCAATGGGCGCCGGGCGCTGTGATATTGACCGACGACCTTCAGATGCAAGGCGTGCAAAAGCTGATGACCACGGGCGAAGCCGCATTATGCGCATTACGCGCGGGCGCAGATTTCATTCTCATCGGCAATAATATGAAAGACGAGCAGGCGGAGTCGGCGCGCTATGCGCAAAATCTCCTCGACGCCTGCGCGAAGGACGCTTCGCTCGGCGACAATGCGCGCGCCGCGATCGAGCGCATCCGGCGCCTCAAGGCGTGA